A portion of the Pedobacter cryoconitis genome contains these proteins:
- a CDS encoding Pycsar system effector family protein — protein MNYLDILDQVRAHVSNLFHLNKDERLTYHNLLHTEQVVKAVVKIANHYQLSDHDFFVVNVAAWFHDIGYLTNCERHEDRGAALAKEFLESKGAEPELTDLVTNCILATKMPQRPVGLLEEIVCDADLFHLGSEDFKERNKLIRKEAIAFSGRDIDKEEWRSKTIVLFEMHHYHTDYCQGLLAAKKESNLNELKEKVFKDKHGKAKEKAIHDSAPVISEKHTEIIVEKKKDKKQKSDRPDKGIETMFRISSGNHQRLSDMADNKAHIMISTNSIILSVTLSVLLRKLEDNPHLIIPTLILLIICVVTMVFSILATRPTVPPGTFSKQDIDEKRVNLLFFGNFYRMALPDYVNGMEKMMEDREFLYGSLIRDLYSQGVVLGRKYRLLRIAYNVFMFGIIASVLAFVIASAVVAL, from the coding sequence ATGAATTACCTGGATATCCTGGATCAGGTCAGAGCGCATGTCTCGAACTTGTTTCACCTGAATAAAGATGAGAGATTAACTTATCATAACTTGTTGCATACCGAGCAGGTTGTGAAAGCTGTAGTCAAAATAGCCAACCATTACCAATTGTCAGACCATGACTTTTTTGTGGTCAATGTAGCTGCTTGGTTCCATGATATAGGTTACCTGACCAACTGTGAAAGGCATGAAGACCGCGGTGCGGCATTGGCTAAAGAATTTCTGGAATCAAAGGGAGCAGAGCCGGAATTAACGGATTTGGTAACCAATTGTATTCTGGCTACAAAAATGCCTCAGCGCCCGGTAGGGTTGTTAGAAGAAATTGTTTGTGATGCTGACCTTTTTCATTTAGGCAGTGAAGATTTTAAGGAACGAAATAAACTGATCCGTAAAGAAGCAATTGCTTTTTCGGGCAGGGATATTGATAAGGAGGAATGGCGTTCAAAAACCATTGTCCTTTTCGAAATGCACCATTACCATACCGATTACTGTCAGGGTTTACTGGCAGCAAAAAAGGAATCAAACCTGAACGAATTGAAAGAAAAAGTATTTAAAGATAAGCATGGGAAAGCAAAGGAAAAGGCTATTCATGATTCAGCCCCGGTTATCTCAGAAAAGCATACCGAAATAATTGTGGAGAAAAAAAAAGATAAGAAGCAAAAAAGCGACCGCCCGGATAAGGGGATAGAAACCATGTTCCGGATTTCTTCAGGTAACCATCAGCGGTTGAGTGATATGGCAGATAATAAAGCACATATTATGATCTCTACCAATTCTATCATTTTATCTGTTACTTTAAGTGTACTGCTGCGTAAACTGGAAGATAATCCTCATTTGATCATTCCGACATTGATCTTGCTGATTATTTGTGTGGTGACGATGGTGTTTTCTATCCTGGCTACCAGGCCTACCGTACCTCCGGGGACTTTCAGTAAGCAGGATATTGATGAAAAAAGGGTGAATTTACTGTTCTTTGGTAATTTTTACCGGATGGCTTTACCCGATTATGTGAATGGAATGGAGAAAATGATGGAAGACAGAGAATTCTTATATGGGAGCCTGATCCGTGATTTATATTCTCAGGGTGTGGTTTTAGGACGTAAATACCGTTTACTGAGAATTGCCTATAATGTTTTTATGTTCGGTATTATTGCTTCCGTTCTTGCTTTTGTTATTGCCAGTGCGGTAGTAGCTTTATAA
- a CDS encoding type I polyketide synthase, with amino-acid sequence MHNTTKQDFVDLEAIPSVYSLFEDAAKNFPKLTALAFGQEQLTYEALLKRVTDLSAKISELTLNEDLIGLSTTRSADMIITLLAILKSGKAYLPLDPAYPKQRLQQIVADSGLKTCICQVQEQELFGSSALNIMISNTAAETAVSQQKEAPLVQNPNAYVLYTSGSTGTPKGVYMTQAALVNLILWQQQHSITGPGSKTLQFAPVSFDVSFQEIFCTLTTGATLVLINDDLRLDPVNLLNFINEAAIDRIFLPFVALQFLAEAATASQQYPQHLKEVMTAGEQLKITPQVKEFFEGLNNCVLFNQYGPTECHVVTELKLTGAPSKWPPLPNIGRSISNTVIYILDQDNNVLKTGETGELAISGTSLAEGYLNRPELTAEKFIWIAVDGLQTRVYVTGDLARYENDGSIEFLGRKDDQVKIRGYRIELGEIEVLLNQIAGVKQAVVIAKPDLSGQYRLLAYLVADTKNRNTSLIRNELEANLPDYMIPSAFIWMEDLPKTTSGKVDKKNLPLPERKRPELATLYSPAKTTLEKRIAAIWGNVLEIDQIGINDNFFELGGNSLLALKTVSSLRTEHHIALPITKLYQFPQISKLVNYLDTAAAATKKQRVHSSDPEQPIAIIGMAGKFPGADTIEELWEVLRNGKETITFFKDLDSSIPDEIKNDPQYVKARGILNGADLFDPAFFGINPKLAELMDPQQRVFLEISRDVLEKSGHLPAVYDGLIGVFAGSGNNSYFPHNVAGNTDLINQVGSFQVMTVNEKDYISSRTAYQLDLKGPAVSVFSACSTSLLAVTQAVESLRKNQCDVAIAGGASITSPIHSGHIYQEGAMLSQDGHCRSFDANATGTVFSDGAGVVLLKTLATALKDGDTIYGLIKGVGINNDGGAKGSFTAPSTDGQAAAIEMAIQDAGVDPATISYVETHGTATPLGDPIEIEGLKQAFGTQTAKQFCAIGSIKSNMGHMTAAAGVAGLIKTTLALYYKEIPPSINFEKPNPNISFADSPFYVNDKLKPWDTDKIRRAGVSSFGVGGTNVHVIVEEHDHLKALNEDQGRLKNLFTWSAKSTESLQAYESVLKTYLNTKPELNHADAAYTLQTTRADFLQRSFLVANTGQELAEGYTVSTAIVKIMPGETVFLFPGQGAQYPGMGTELYENEPVYKAAIDECALILTKYLELDIRQLIYAAAEDLQAGILLNNTKYTQPALFITSYALARLWISWGIQPSILCGHSIGEYVAAHLAGVFTLEDGLKLIATRGAMVSGLPEGSMLSVRASALEIEKILPESLAIAAINSPKLCVVAGKNEDIDAFQLKLDERLILHKRLLTSHAFHSAMMDPILKDFNEIVSQVKLNRPQKPIVSTVTGDFLTDAQAQNPAYWTEHLRNTVRFSPALDTILALDHPVLIEAGPGNTCTTLAWQHEAKTTFTAIASLDKKEATGAYDAILTALGKTWLAGLTPDWKALYNHQQRQRVELPAYSYHKKRYWAEPKNIAKQNLLTNTHQNNTTLIAMRKDTLIEKIKHLLENASGIEMDGITPDTSFIEIGLDSLLLTQVAITFKKEFSLPVSFRQLNEEYSTIEALAFYIDKNTPQEPVPAAIPSPSPAYTQQDSAPATFAPAFAPADTALGLIAQQLQLLTKQVELMSGSAPSNYRDAVSAAPVLAPATDISAEELIEIKKPFGATARIEKSSTALTPEQKEFLAQLTQRYTQKTAASKAYTQKHRSHMADPRVVSGFKPYTKEIVYSIVANKSAGSHLWDIDGNEYIDALNGFGSNLLGYQHPVLKNAILEQVEKGYEIGPQHELAGDVSQLICEFTGFDRAALCNTGSEAVLGAMRIARTVTGRSLIVSFSGSYHGINDEVIIRGTKKLKSFPAAPGIMPEAVQNMLVLDYGTEESLNIIKERANEIAAVLVEPVQSRRPEFQPVAFLKALREITLKAETVLIFDEVITGFRANQGGAQAIFGIQADLGTYGKVIGGGLPIGAIAGKKQFMDALDGGFWSFGDASYPEVGVTYFAGTFVRHPLALAAGKASLEYMKAKGHEFQLKLNNNTTYLAGLLNDTIEELGLPMLAAHFGSLWKIKFTAEYPYSELLFTLMRYKGIHIWDGFPCFLTEAHTLDEINQIAAQFKESVLELMKTGLIPLNQSPSLTEPVRSTGTSGLQPPVPGARLGRDQSGNPAWFITDPENPGKYLQVESNS; translated from the coding sequence ATGCATAACACTACTAAACAGGATTTTGTTGATTTGGAAGCTATTCCTTCAGTTTATTCTCTTTTTGAGGATGCAGCAAAGAATTTCCCAAAACTCACTGCGCTTGCTTTCGGGCAGGAACAGCTCACTTACGAAGCACTCTTAAAAAGAGTGACAGACCTGAGTGCAAAAATCTCTGAATTAACGCTGAATGAAGATCTTATTGGCTTAAGTACAACCAGATCTGCCGACATGATCATTACCTTGCTGGCTATACTCAAATCAGGAAAAGCTTACCTCCCTTTAGACCCTGCCTACCCCAAACAAAGGTTACAGCAAATCGTTGCAGATTCTGGTCTTAAAACCTGCATTTGTCAGGTTCAGGAACAGGAACTTTTTGGTTCATCAGCATTAAATATCATGATCAGCAATACCGCTGCTGAAACAGCTGTATCACAGCAAAAGGAAGCACCACTCGTGCAAAATCCCAATGCTTATGTACTGTATACTTCAGGTTCTACCGGTACACCTAAAGGAGTATATATGACACAGGCTGCCCTGGTCAACCTTATTTTATGGCAGCAGCAGCATTCAATTACAGGCCCGGGCAGTAAAACCTTACAATTCGCACCTGTAAGTTTTGACGTGTCTTTCCAGGAAATATTCTGCACACTCACTACAGGAGCAACCTTAGTACTCATTAACGATGACTTGAGACTAGATCCTGTCAACCTGCTGAATTTCATCAATGAGGCTGCTATAGACCGTATTTTTCTGCCTTTTGTGGCATTGCAGTTTTTAGCTGAAGCTGCCACTGCCAGCCAGCAATATCCTCAGCATTTAAAAGAGGTGATGACTGCTGGTGAACAGTTAAAAATCACTCCGCAGGTCAAAGAATTTTTCGAAGGACTAAACAACTGTGTTCTTTTTAACCAATATGGCCCTACAGAATGCCATGTGGTCACTGAACTTAAACTGACCGGAGCACCTTCCAAATGGCCGCCATTGCCAAATATTGGCCGGTCTATCTCCAATACGGTTATTTATATTTTAGACCAGGACAACAATGTACTGAAAACGGGAGAAACCGGAGAACTGGCAATTTCAGGGACCAGCCTTGCTGAAGGTTACCTGAACAGGCCGGAGCTAACTGCTGAAAAATTTATCTGGATCGCCGTAGATGGTCTGCAGACCCGTGTTTACGTGACTGGTGACCTTGCCCGTTATGAAAATGATGGTAGTATTGAGTTTTTGGGAAGAAAGGACGATCAGGTAAAAATCAGAGGTTATAGAATTGAATTGGGAGAAATTGAAGTTTTGCTCAACCAGATAGCTGGTGTCAAACAAGCTGTTGTTATCGCTAAACCCGATTTAAGTGGCCAATACAGGTTGCTGGCATATCTTGTTGCCGATACTAAAAACAGGAATACAAGCCTGATCAGAAATGAACTGGAAGCAAATTTACCTGATTATATGATCCCTTCCGCTTTCATCTGGATGGAAGATCTGCCTAAAACAACCAGTGGTAAAGTGGACAAAAAAAACCTTCCTTTACCAGAACGAAAAAGACCTGAATTAGCCACGCTATATAGTCCGGCCAAAACGACTTTGGAGAAAAGAATTGCCGCAATCTGGGGCAATGTATTAGAAATAGATCAAATCGGGATCAATGATAATTTCTTTGAACTGGGTGGTAACTCTCTTTTAGCCTTAAAAACAGTTTCTTCCTTAAGAACTGAACATCATATTGCACTGCCGATCACAAAACTTTATCAATTTCCGCAAATCAGTAAGCTCGTAAATTATCTTGATACGGCAGCGGCAGCGACAAAAAAACAAAGAGTACACTCTTCAGATCCGGAACAACCGATTGCCATTATCGGCATGGCGGGTAAATTCCCCGGTGCAGACACAATCGAAGAGTTATGGGAAGTACTGCGTAACGGTAAAGAAACAATTACTTTCTTTAAAGATCTCGATAGTAGTATTCCGGATGAAATCAAAAATGATCCGCAATACGTAAAAGCCAGAGGTATTCTGAATGGCGCAGATTTATTTGACCCCGCATTTTTCGGGATCAATCCTAAACTTGCCGAACTCATGGATCCGCAGCAAAGGGTATTCCTGGAGATCAGCAGGGATGTGCTGGAAAAATCAGGACATTTACCTGCGGTTTATGATGGCCTGATCGGTGTATTTGCAGGTTCTGGAAACAACAGTTATTTCCCTCATAATGTGGCAGGCAACACCGATTTGATTAACCAGGTAGGTAGTTTCCAGGTCATGACGGTCAACGAGAAAGATTATATCTCTTCCCGGACGGCTTACCAGCTGGATTTGAAAGGCCCTGCAGTGAGTGTATTTTCAGCCTGCTCTACTTCTCTGCTTGCAGTTACCCAGGCCGTAGAAAGCCTGCGAAAAAACCAATGTGACGTTGCTATTGCTGGTGGGGCAAGTATTACCTCTCCCATTCACAGCGGACATATTTATCAGGAAGGTGCCATGTTAAGCCAGGACGGCCATTGCCGCTCTTTTGATGCCAACGCTACCGGAACAGTATTCAGTGATGGAGCAGGAGTTGTACTTTTGAAAACATTGGCAACTGCATTAAAAGACGGAGATACTATTTATGGCCTGATTAAGGGTGTCGGTATAAACAATGACGGAGGCGCCAAAGGAAGCTTTACTGCACCAAGTACCGATGGACAAGCTGCTGCAATTGAAATGGCTATTCAGGATGCCGGCGTTGATCCTGCTACGATCTCTTATGTGGAAACGCATGGAACGGCCACTCCTCTGGGTGATCCGATTGAGATTGAAGGCTTAAAACAAGCATTCGGAACCCAAACCGCCAAACAATTTTGTGCTATAGGTTCTATTAAAAGCAATATGGGACATATGACTGCAGCTGCAGGTGTGGCTGGTCTGATCAAAACAACCCTTGCTTTATATTATAAAGAAATCCCTCCTTCTATCAACTTTGAAAAGCCCAATCCAAATATATCATTTGCCGATTCTCCGTTTTATGTCAATGACAAGTTAAAACCCTGGGATACGGATAAAATAAGGAGAGCAGGTGTAAGCTCTTTTGGTGTAGGAGGAACAAATGTTCATGTCATTGTAGAAGAACACGACCATTTAAAAGCACTGAATGAAGATCAGGGACGTTTAAAAAACCTGTTTACCTGGTCGGCTAAATCAACAGAGAGCTTACAAGCTTATGAATCGGTTTTAAAAACATATCTGAATACAAAACCTGAGCTTAATCACGCTGATGCTGCTTATACGCTGCAAACTACAAGGGCTGATTTTTTACAACGTAGTTTCCTCGTTGCAAATACCGGACAGGAATTAGCAGAGGGATATACCGTATCCACTGCTATTGTTAAAATAATGCCAGGCGAAACTGTATTTCTATTTCCTGGTCAGGGTGCACAATACCCTGGCATGGGTACTGAATTATACGAAAATGAGCCTGTTTACAAAGCTGCTATCGATGAATGTGCATTGATATTAACCAAATACCTGGAGCTGGATATCAGGCAGCTTATTTATGCAGCGGCTGAGGACCTCCAGGCGGGTATACTGCTGAACAATACAAAATATACACAACCTGCTTTATTTATCACCTCTTATGCACTTGCACGTTTGTGGATCAGCTGGGGAATACAGCCCTCTATCCTTTGCGGACACAGTATAGGAGAGTACGTTGCAGCACATTTAGCCGGTGTTTTCACATTGGAAGACGGTCTTAAACTGATTGCTACACGTGGTGCAATGGTTAGCGGACTACCAGAAGGAAGCATGTTAAGTGTAAGAGCTTCTGCTTTGGAAATTGAGAAAATCCTTCCCGAAAGCTTAGCCATTGCAGCCATAAACAGTCCCAAATTATGTGTCGTTGCCGGAAAGAATGAAGATATTGATGCTTTTCAGCTCAAACTTGATGAAAGACTGATTTTACATAAAAGATTATTGACCAGTCATGCTTTTCACTCTGCAATGATGGACCCTATCCTCAAAGACTTCAATGAAATTGTAAGCCAGGTTAAATTAAACAGACCGCAAAAACCAATTGTTTCTACAGTTACTGGTGATTTTCTGACCGATGCGCAAGCACAGAACCCTGCTTACTGGACGGAACATTTAAGAAACACAGTGCGGTTTTCTCCTGCACTGGATACGATATTAGCACTGGATCATCCAGTATTGATTGAAGCCGGACCAGGAAATACCTGTACCACACTGGCCTGGCAGCACGAAGCCAAAACTACTTTTACCGCTATCGCCAGTCTGGATAAAAAAGAAGCCACAGGCGCTTACGATGCCATTTTAACAGCTTTAGGAAAAACCTGGTTAGCAGGATTAACCCCAGACTGGAAGGCATTATATAACCATCAGCAAAGACAGCGGGTTGAGCTGCCAGCTTATAGTTATCATAAAAAACGATACTGGGCAGAACCAAAAAACATTGCAAAACAAAATCTATTGACCAATACTCACCAAAACAATACAACCCTTATTGCCATGAGGAAAGATACACTGATTGAGAAAATAAAACATCTGCTGGAAAATGCCTCAGGAATTGAAATGGATGGCATTACCCCAGATACAAGTTTTATTGAAATCGGACTGGATTCATTACTGCTGACACAGGTAGCAATTACCTTTAAAAAAGAATTCTCGCTTCCGGTCAGCTTTAGACAATTGAATGAAGAATATTCAACTATTGAGGCACTTGCCTTTTATATAGATAAAAATACACCACAGGAGCCAGTTCCCGCAGCTATACCAAGCCCATCACCGGCTTATACACAGCAAGACAGTGCACCTGCTACCTTTGCACCTGCCTTTGCACCTGCAGATACTGCACTGGGGTTAATCGCTCAGCAGTTGCAGTTATTGACTAAACAGGTAGAATTAATGAGTGGATCTGCGCCTTCCAATTACAGGGATGCAGTTTCGGCCGCGCCGGTACTTGCACCAGCAACGGATATTTCTGCAGAGGAACTGATAGAAATTAAAAAACCATTCGGGGCCACTGCACGAATTGAAAAAAGTTCAACTGCGCTTACACCTGAGCAAAAAGAATTCCTGGCGCAATTAACACAACGCTATACTCAAAAAACCGCTGCCAGTAAAGCTTATACACAAAAACACAGGTCCCATATGGCCGATCCCCGGGTAGTATCCGGGTTCAAGCCTTATACCAAAGAGATTGTTTATTCTATTGTCGCTAATAAATCTGCTGGAAGTCATTTATGGGATATCGATGGAAATGAATATATAGATGCCCTGAATGGTTTTGGCTCAAACTTATTAGGCTATCAGCATCCGGTATTAAAAAATGCAATCCTGGAACAGGTAGAAAAAGGATATGAAATAGGCCCGCAGCATGAGCTTGCCGGTGATGTTAGCCAGTTGATTTGTGAATTCACTGGTTTTGACCGCGCTGCCTTATGTAATACTGGCTCTGAAGCTGTTTTAGGCGCAATGAGAATTGCAAGAACAGTAACCGGACGCTCTTTAATTGTTTCTTTTTCAGGATCTTATCATGGAATTAATGATGAGGTCATTATCAGGGGAACTAAAAAATTAAAAAGCTTTCCAGCCGCTCCGGGTATTATGCCCGAAGCTGTTCAAAATATGCTGGTCCTGGATTATGGGACTGAAGAGTCATTAAATATCATCAAAGAGCGGGCAAATGAAATTGCCGCTGTTCTGGTAGAACCTGTACAGAGCAGAAGACCAGAATTTCAACCTGTAGCATTTCTGAAAGCGCTCAGGGAGATTACCCTGAAAGCTGAAACTGTACTGATCTTTGACGAAGTCATCACCGGTTTTCGCGCAAATCAGGGTGGTGCACAAGCGATATTTGGCATCCAGGCCGATCTGGGCACTTATGGAAAAGTCATTGGCGGAGGTTTACCAATCGGAGCTATTGCTGGAAAAAAACAGTTTATGGATGCATTGGATGGCGGTTTTTGGTCTTTTGGAGATGCTTCTTACCCGGAAGTTGGCGTTACTTATTTCGCCGGGACTTTTGTCAGACACCCTTTGGCACTGGCTGCTGGCAAAGCCAGCCTGGAATACATGAAAGCAAAAGGTCATGAATTCCAGCTCAAATTAAATAACAATACTACTTATCTGGCCGGCTTATTAAATGATACCATTGAGGAATTGGGCCTGCCCATGCTTGCCGCTCATTTTGGTTCTTTGTGGAAAATAAAATTTACAGCAGAATATCCATACAGTGAGCTGCTGTTTACCTTAATGCGGTACAAAGGAATTCATATCTGGGATGGTTTCCCTTGTTTTTTAACAGAGGCGCATACCCTGGATGAAATCAATCAGATTGCAGCGCAATTCAAAGAAAGTGTGCTGGAATTAATGAAAACCGGACTAATTCCTCTAAATCAATCCCCATCTTTAACTGAACCTGTCCGCTCAACAGGAACATCCGGACTTCAACCGCCTGTTCCAGGTGCAAGATTAGGGAGAGATCAATCGGGAAATCCTGCCTGGTTCATTACAGATCCGGAAAATCCGGGAAAATATCTTCAGGTGGAGTCAAATAGTTAA
- a CDS encoding TetR/AcrR family transcriptional regulator has product MDKDEIVVSEILIAAKSLFGKFGLKKTTIEDISAAAGKGKSTLYYYFPGKNEIFAAVVKDEMKAVIKNLREIVNRVFSAEDKLKAFLNFQSTAILEFRSLYKVIFVDMIESRRMLLPLRLKYEQMQLGMISEIILGGTQSGEFRDLSAESIHKMSFVLIVAFRGLHFPLSINPSEVQSHEYFDELVEMLIEGIGN; this is encoded by the coding sequence ATGGATAAAGATGAAATCGTAGTTAGTGAGATCTTAATTGCCGCCAAATCTTTGTTTGGGAAATTCGGATTAAAAAAGACAACTATAGAAGATATCTCTGCTGCCGCCGGAAAAGGAAAAAGCACGCTTTATTATTATTTCCCCGGAAAAAACGAAATCTTCGCTGCTGTTGTTAAAGATGAAATGAAAGCAGTAATTAAAAATTTGCGCGAAATAGTAAACCGCGTATTTTCTGCGGAAGATAAGCTAAAAGCTTTTCTGAATTTTCAAAGCACAGCTATCCTGGAATTCCGCAGTCTCTATAAAGTGATTTTTGTAGACATGATTGAATCCCGGAGGATGTTGCTGCCCCTTAGACTAAAATATGAACAGATGCAACTGGGGATGATCAGTGAAATCATTCTTGGTGGTACACAAAGCGGGGAATTCAGAGACCTTTCTGCAGAAAGTATTCATAAGATGTCCTTCGTATTGATCGTTGCTTTCAGGGGCTTGCACTTTCCGCTCTCTATTAATCCTTCAGAAGTACAATCCCATGAATATTTTGATGAGCTCGTAGAGATGCTTATTGAAGGCATTGGGAATTAA
- a CDS encoding FkbM family methyltransferase has protein sequence MATQFIKRMLGIHHQSNVQLLKNLSYFGSERHGYMVPDHFLGSHSICYCVGAGEDISFDTELKMAFDAKVYIFDPSPYGINHFNQVKDYVNHGIPLTLDKTLAPYVYNISSKQFSEIKFVPVGLWDEKKTLRFYDPERENYSSHSAILFTESKNFIEAPVDRLSNLMTELGHQHIDLLKIEIEGAEYKVIDTIIEDKLNVKAILVEFDEIYNTKDKSFHFRIKRSCNKLRKAGYVLAHSTVAMKRLFIRKDIYDQLKKLEINA, from the coding sequence ATGGCAACTCAATTTATTAAAAGAATGCTCGGCATTCATCATCAGTCCAACGTACAGCTCTTGAAAAACTTAAGCTATTTCGGCTCCGAAAGACATGGATATATGGTTCCTGATCACTTTTTAGGATCACATTCCATTTGTTACTGTGTAGGTGCTGGCGAAGATATTTCTTTCGATACAGAGCTTAAAATGGCTTTTGATGCAAAAGTTTACATTTTTGATCCTTCCCCTTATGGAATTAACCACTTCAATCAGGTTAAAGATTATGTAAATCATGGAATCCCGCTCACCCTGGATAAAACCCTTGCACCTTACGTTTACAATATCAGCAGCAAACAGTTCTCTGAAATCAAATTTGTTCCGGTAGGACTCTGGGATGAGAAGAAAACATTAAGGTTCTACGACCCTGAAAGAGAGAATTATTCCTCTCATTCTGCTATTTTATTTACAGAATCAAAGAATTTCATTGAAGCTCCTGTTGACCGTTTAAGCAACCTGATGACCGAGCTGGGCCACCAGCATATTGATTTGCTCAAAATAGAAATAGAAGGAGCTGAATACAAGGTGATTGATACAATTATTGAAGATAAGCTGAATGTTAAAGCTATCTTGGTAGAATTTGATGAAATTTACAATACAAAGGACAAATCATTCCATTTCAGAATAAAAAGGAGCTGTAATAAATTAAGGAAAGCTGGTTATGTACTGGCACATTCCACGGTTGCGATGAAACGCCTGTTTATCAGGAAAGACATTTATGATCAGTTAAAAAAATTAGAAATTAATGCATAA